One Chaetodon trifascialis isolate fChaTrf1 chromosome 21, fChaTrf1.hap1, whole genome shotgun sequence genomic window carries:
- the LOC139349683 gene encoding protein kinase C and casein kinase substrate in neurons protein 3-like isoform X2 — protein MASLPKEPPEDAKKESFWMPGNYVRTVHRTDRSFQACNDIVACFMERARVEKQYAQQLSQWSSKWKSIVDSRPLYGSLMRAWQCFFTSTERLSALHSSISQSLVAEEGDRVKTWQKEIFPKKLFCGFKESYDNNTSFSRAQKPWCKKLLKLDKAQAAYHKSCQREQTAQDKEKQANENSEMSPEKKQKFSDAREKATEAKEKAREDYEKVLEDVTSYTPRYMEEMEAIFEQSQEEERKRISFLKQAFLSIHRHLDVTNNESVKAVYSELHHTLMSISEQDDIKWWRNHHGPGMPTDWPKIEEWVPPVKRLKRKKRDQKRKDSRPVMIGGVKVRALYDYVGEEGDELSFKAGEVFLKVEEEDDQGWCRGVLSGGKEGFYPANYVEVAE, from the exons ATGGCGAGCCTTCCTAAAGAGCCGCCCGAGGATGCCAAGAAAGAGAGCTTCTGGATG ccgGGGAATTATGTGCGTACAGTGCACCGAACTGATCGGTCCTTCCAGGCCTGCAACGACATTGTGGCCTGCTTCATGGAGAGAGCAAGGGTAGAGAAACAGTACGCCCAGCAGCTCAGCCAGTGGAGCAGCAAGTGGAAGTCCATTGTGGATTCTC GGCCTCTTTATGGCTCCCTCATGAGGGCGTGGCAATGTTTCTTCACCTCCACTGAGCGTTTGTCTgccctccactcctccatctctcagtCGCTCGTCGCTGAGGAGGGGGACCGGGTGAAGACCTGGCAGAAGGAGATCTTTCCAAAGAAACTTTTCTGTGGGTTCAAGGAGAGCTACGACAACAACACAAGTTTTTCACGTGCGCAGAAACCCTGGTGCAAAAAGCTGCTGAAG CTGGACAAGGCCCAAGCTGCATATCACAAGTCCTGTCAGAGGGAGCAGACAGCccaagacaaagagaaacaagCAAACGAAAACTCTGAGATGAGTCCggagaaaaagcagaaattcTCAGATGCCAGAGAAAAGGCCACAGAGGCGAAAGAAAAG GCGAGAGAGGACTATGAGAAAGTGCTGGAGGACGTGACGTCCTACACACCCCGCtacatggaggagatggaggccATTTTTGAACAGtcgcaggaggaggagaggaagaggatcaGTTTCCTGAAGCAGGccttcctctccatccacaGACATCTTGACGTCACCAACAACGAGAG CGTGAAGGCAGTGTACAGCGAGCTGCACCACACTCTGATGTCCATCAGCGAGCAGGATGATATCAAATGGTGGAGGAACCACCATGGCCCTGGCATGCCCACCGACTGGCCAAAGATTGAG GAATGGGTCCCACCAGTAAAGAGgctaaaaagaaagaagagagaccagaaaagaaaagatagCCGACC TGTGATGATTGGGGGAGTGAAGGTGCGAGCTCTGTACGACTACGTGGGAGAGGAGGGTGATGAGCTGTCCTTTAAAGCAG GTGAAGTATTcctgaaggtggaggaggaggacgaccaGGGTTGGTGTCGAGGAGTCCTGAGCGGAGGGAAGGAGGGCTTCTACCCCGCCAATTATGTTGAAGTTGCCGAGTGA
- the LOC139349683 gene encoding protein kinase C and casein kinase substrate in neurons protein 3-like isoform X1, which produces MTPCRETLREMASLPKEPPEDAKKESFWMPGNYVRTVHRTDRSFQACNDIVACFMERARVEKQYAQQLSQWSSKWKSIVDSRPLYGSLMRAWQCFFTSTERLSALHSSISQSLVAEEGDRVKTWQKEIFPKKLFCGFKESYDNNTSFSRAQKPWCKKLLKLDKAQAAYHKSCQREQTAQDKEKQANENSEMSPEKKQKFSDAREKATEAKEKAREDYEKVLEDVTSYTPRYMEEMEAIFEQSQEEERKRISFLKQAFLSIHRHLDVTNNESVKAVYSELHHTLMSISEQDDIKWWRNHHGPGMPTDWPKIEEWVPPVKRLKRKKRDQKRKDSRPVMIGGVKVRALYDYVGEEGDELSFKAGEVFLKVEEEDDQGWCRGVLSGGKEGFYPANYVEVAE; this is translated from the exons ATGACACCATGTAGAG AAACGCTCCGAGAGATGGCGAGCCTTCCTAAAGAGCCGCCCGAGGATGCCAAGAAAGAGAGCTTCTGGATG ccgGGGAATTATGTGCGTACAGTGCACCGAACTGATCGGTCCTTCCAGGCCTGCAACGACATTGTGGCCTGCTTCATGGAGAGAGCAAGGGTAGAGAAACAGTACGCCCAGCAGCTCAGCCAGTGGAGCAGCAAGTGGAAGTCCATTGTGGATTCTC GGCCTCTTTATGGCTCCCTCATGAGGGCGTGGCAATGTTTCTTCACCTCCACTGAGCGTTTGTCTgccctccactcctccatctctcagtCGCTCGTCGCTGAGGAGGGGGACCGGGTGAAGACCTGGCAGAAGGAGATCTTTCCAAAGAAACTTTTCTGTGGGTTCAAGGAGAGCTACGACAACAACACAAGTTTTTCACGTGCGCAGAAACCCTGGTGCAAAAAGCTGCTGAAG CTGGACAAGGCCCAAGCTGCATATCACAAGTCCTGTCAGAGGGAGCAGACAGCccaagacaaagagaaacaagCAAACGAAAACTCTGAGATGAGTCCggagaaaaagcagaaattcTCAGATGCCAGAGAAAAGGCCACAGAGGCGAAAGAAAAG GCGAGAGAGGACTATGAGAAAGTGCTGGAGGACGTGACGTCCTACACACCCCGCtacatggaggagatggaggccATTTTTGAACAGtcgcaggaggaggagaggaagaggatcaGTTTCCTGAAGCAGGccttcctctccatccacaGACATCTTGACGTCACCAACAACGAGAG CGTGAAGGCAGTGTACAGCGAGCTGCACCACACTCTGATGTCCATCAGCGAGCAGGATGATATCAAATGGTGGAGGAACCACCATGGCCCTGGCATGCCCACCGACTGGCCAAAGATTGAG GAATGGGTCCCACCAGTAAAGAGgctaaaaagaaagaagagagaccagaaaagaaaagatagCCGACC TGTGATGATTGGGGGAGTGAAGGTGCGAGCTCTGTACGACTACGTGGGAGAGGAGGGTGATGAGCTGTCCTTTAAAGCAG GTGAAGTATTcctgaaggtggaggaggaggacgaccaGGGTTGGTGTCGAGGAGTCCTGAGCGGAGGGAAGGAGGGCTTCTACCCCGCCAATTATGTTGAAGTTGCCGAGTGA